A window from Flavobacterium gyeonganense encodes these proteins:
- the gdhA gene encoding NADP-specific glutamate dehydrogenase translates to MKQKINEFMALVESKNPNEPEFLQAVREFAETVIPFIAEQKKYDGKNLLLRIAEPERSIIFRVPWVDDKGEIIVNRGFRIQMNSAIGPYKGGIRFHHTVNLSVLKFLAFEQVFKNSLTTLPMGGGKGGSDFDPEGKSDGEIMRFCQSFMTELCRHIGPDLDVPAGDIGVGAREIGYLFGQYKRIRNEFTGVLTGKGLAYGGSLIRPEATGYGVVYFTDQMLRTIGHEIKGKIVAISGFGNVAWGVALKVNELGGKVVTISGPDGYIYDEEGISGEKIDHMLEMRATGDNRAERYLEKYPNAVFYKGKSPWEVKVDIAIPCATQNELNGEDAKKLIDNGVLCVTEAANMPSTLDAIKLFLDNKVLFAPGKAANAGGVAASGLEMTQNSIRLNWTSEEVDLRLKEIMVGIHNQCKKYGAEEDGYVNYVKGANIAGFVKVADAMLAQGVV, encoded by the coding sequence ATGAAGCAAAAAATAAATGAGTTTATGGCTCTTGTAGAGTCAAAAAATCCAAATGAACCTGAATTTCTTCAGGCCGTCAGAGAGTTCGCAGAAACAGTAATTCCGTTTATAGCTGAACAAAAAAAATACGATGGAAAAAACTTACTTCTTAGAATAGCAGAACCCGAACGATCCATAATTTTTAGGGTTCCATGGGTAGATGATAAGGGGGAAATTATTGTAAACAGAGGTTTTCGAATTCAGATGAATTCAGCAATTGGTCCTTATAAAGGCGGAATCAGATTTCATCACACAGTAAATCTTTCTGTTTTGAAATTTTTGGCTTTTGAGCAGGTTTTTAAGAACAGTCTGACAACTTTGCCAATGGGAGGAGGAAAAGGAGGTTCAGATTTTGATCCTGAAGGAAAATCTGATGGTGAAATTATGCGTTTTTGTCAATCATTCATGACAGAATTATGTAGGCATATCGGCCCGGATCTGGATGTACCTGCTGGGGATATTGGTGTTGGCGCCAGGGAAATAGGATACTTATTTGGTCAGTATAAAAGAATCAGAAATGAATTTACCGGTGTTTTGACCGGAAAAGGTCTGGCTTATGGGGGATCATTAATCAGACCAGAAGCGACAGGTTATGGAGTAGTATATTTTACGGATCAAATGCTTCGTACTATTGGTCATGAAATAAAAGGAAAAATAGTGGCTATTTCAGGGTTTGGAAATGTTGCCTGGGGTGTTGCTTTAAAAGTAAATGAGCTTGGAGGGAAAGTAGTTACAATTTCTGGTCCTGACGGTTACATTTATGATGAAGAAGGGATTTCTGGAGAAAAAATTGATCACATGCTGGAAATGCGGGCAACTGGAGACAACAGGGCAGAAAGATATTTAGAGAAATATCCCAATGCTGTTTTCTATAAAGGGAAAAGTCCCTGGGAAGTAAAAGTGGATATCGCTATTCCATGTGCCACTCAAAATGAATTGAATGGTGAAGATGCAAAAAAGCTTATTGATAATGGTGTTCTGTGTGTAACCGAGGCTGCAAACATGCCTTCTACGTTAGATGCAATTAAATTGTTCTTAGATAATAAGGTCCTTTTTGCTCCGGGAAAAGCGGCAAATGCGGGTGGAGTTGCTGCATCCGGATTAGAAATGACCCAAAATTCTATTCGCCTAAACTGGACAAGTGAAGAAGTGGATTTGAGACTAAAAGAAATAATGGTTGGAATTCACAATCAGTGTAAAAAATATGGCGCTGAAGAAGATGGATATGTAAACTACGTAAAAGGAGCTAATATTGCCGGCTTTGTTAAAGTCGCCGATGCGATGCTTGCTCAGGGAGTAGTATAG
- a CDS encoding T9SS type A sorting domain-containing protein produces the protein MIIVVNEKDGSMLKVVDIINKQLPSNLKKINHFMEHNGLIYVSCDFGIVQFNLATSKFRDTYFIGDAGAEISVKQTTFFNGFIYAATSDGIRRADNNNPNLVDYKQWTVVNSGDWSSIETLDAELIAINTGGYIHRYNSTSFIGFLQLPQSATDMRAINHQLFVTTPASIYVYTNQMVLNRQILNTQVLDASLNFSCTTAIDDFIYIGTRENGLFSSSLSVSTVFENKTPDGPSKNNIFSIYAASNQTWAVYGDYDLFYNPYSLDSYGISKYSSSGWLNIPYASVLNAQSITRIIVNPKNTNEVFASSFFSGLLKIENDIPTVLYNEKNSGLESLTAGGPTYIDIRINETAFDQTGNLWVTNSRIKNGLKVLKTNGQWQSYSMTSILMTAEDVSYADIVVDKNNIKWIATNRDGVVGFNETTNTFKKMTAGNDVGNLPVADVRALAIDTKNQLWIGTTKGLRILTNVGSFQSENQLKANPIIIMEDNLAQELLYEQFITSIAVDGANNKWIGTVDSGVFMVSPNGQETKYHFTINNSPLPANTINDIKINDTTGEVFIATNKGMISFKGVATEAADNLNNVYVYPNPVRPSYTGTIKVAGLIDKANVKITDVEGNLVYEAISEGGTIEWDTTAFGRYKVASGVYMIFISSKDGAETKVKKVMIVR, from the coding sequence TTGATAATTGTCGTAAATGAAAAAGATGGAAGCATGTTAAAAGTTGTAGATATAATTAATAAACAGCTACCATCTAATTTAAAAAAAATCAATCATTTTATGGAGCATAACGGATTGATTTATGTTTCCTGTGATTTCGGAATTGTACAGTTTAATTTGGCAACTTCAAAATTTAGAGATACTTATTTTATTGGGGATGCGGGTGCAGAAATCAGTGTAAAACAAACTACTTTTTTTAATGGTTTTATTTATGCGGCTACTTCAGATGGAATAAGAAGGGCAGACAACAATAATCCTAATTTAGTTGATTATAAGCAGTGGACAGTTGTTAACTCAGGTGATTGGTCCAGCATAGAAACTCTGGATGCGGAACTGATTGCAATTAATACTGGTGGATATATTCATAGATATAATTCAACTTCTTTTATTGGATTTTTACAGCTGCCTCAATCGGCGACAGATATGAGGGCTATTAATCATCAATTGTTTGTTACGACACCAGCTTCGATTTATGTTTATACGAATCAAATGGTTCTAAACCGTCAGATTTTGAATACTCAGGTTTTAGATGCAAGTTTGAATTTTAGTTGTACAACTGCTATTGATGATTTTATTTATATTGGCACTAGAGAAAATGGTTTGTTTAGTTCTTCCCTTTCAGTTTCAACAGTTTTCGAAAATAAAACACCAGATGGACCTTCAAAAAATAACATTTTTTCAATTTATGCTGCTTCAAATCAAACTTGGGCTGTATATGGCGATTACGATTTGTTTTATAATCCATATTCTTTAGATAGTTATGGTATTAGTAAATATAGTTCGTCTGGTTGGTTAAATATTCCATATGCCAGTGTCTTAAACGCACAGTCAATAACCAGAATAATTGTAAACCCAAAAAATACAAATGAGGTTTTTGCAAGTTCTTTTTTCTCAGGATTGTTAAAAATCGAAAATGATATTCCAACTGTTTTATATAATGAAAAAAATAGCGGTTTAGAAAGTCTGACAGCAGGAGGGCCGACTTATATTGATATTCGTATTAATGAAACCGCGTTTGATCAAACAGGGAATCTTTGGGTAACTAATAGTAGAATAAAAAATGGATTGAAAGTCTTAAAAACAAACGGACAATGGCAAAGTTATTCTATGACAAGTATTCTTATGACAGCTGAAGATGTAAGTTATGCTGATATTGTGGTTGATAAAAATAATATAAAATGGATAGCAACAAATAGAGATGGAGTAGTTGGTTTTAACGAAACAACAAATACGTTTAAGAAAATGACAGCGGGTAACGATGTTGGAAATTTGCCAGTTGCTGATGTCAGAGCGCTAGCAATTGATACGAAAAATCAACTTTGGATCGGAACGACAAAAGGACTTCGCATTTTGACAAATGTAGGTAGTTTTCAATCCGAAAATCAATTAAAAGCAAATCCAATTATTATTATGGAGGATAATTTAGCTCAGGAATTATTATATGAACAATTTATCACTTCAATTGCCGTTGATGGAGCTAATAATAAATGGATAGGGACTGTAGATTCAGGTGTTTTTATGGTATCGCCAAATGGCCAGGAAACAAAATATCATTTTACTATAAACAATTCGCCCTTACCAGCTAATACTATAAACGATATCAAAATCAATGATACAACTGGTGAGGTTTTTATTGCGACTAATAAAGGAATGATTTCTTTTAAAGGGGTAGCAACAGAAGCAGCCGATAATTTAAATAATGTATATGTATACCCAAATCCAGTACGACCATCATATACGGGAACGATTAAAGTAGCCGGATTAATAGATAAGGCTAATGTTAAAATAACTGATGTAGAAGGAAATTTAGTTTATGAGGCAATATCAGAA